One window from the genome of Vicugna pacos chromosome 23, VicPac4, whole genome shotgun sequence encodes:
- the GPATCH2 gene encoding G patch domain-containing protein 2 isoform X4, whose amino-acid sequence MFGAAGRQPIGAPAAGNSWHFSRTMEELVHDLVSALEESSEQARGGFAETGDHSRSISCPLKRQARKRRGRKRRSYNVHHPWETGHCLSEGSDSSLEEPSKDYRENHNNNKKDHSDSDDQMLVAKRRPSSNLNNNVRGKRPLWPESDFAVDSLGNRALRRRRKVKRMAVDLPQDSASKRTMTQPLDGSRDQDMDNDNRAYQYHEFTRNKVKKRKLKIARQGPKIQDEGVVLESEEISQTGKDKMEYEEQKVSDELMSESDSSSLSSTDAGLFTNDEGRQGDDEQSDWFYEKESGGACGITGVIPWWEKEDPTELDTNLADPVFESILTGSFPLMSHPGRRGFQARLSRLHGIPSKNIKKSGGTPASMATNWTSEIPL is encoded by the exons GCATTTCAGTCGAACCATGGAAGAACTTGTTCACGATCTCGTCTCAGCGTTGGAGGAGAGCTCAGAGCAAGCTCGAGGTGGCTTTGCTGAAACGGGAGACCATTCTAGAAGTATATCCTGCCCTCTGAAACGCCAGGCGAGGAAGCGGAGGGGGAGAAAACGAAGGTCGTATAACGTGCACCACCCGTGGGAGACGGGTCACTGCCTAAGCGAAGGCTCTGATTCTAGTTTAGAAGAACCAAGCAAGGACTACAGAGAGAATCACAATAATAATAAGAAGGATCACAGTGACTCTGACGACCAGATGTTGGTGGCAAAGCGCCGGCCATCCTCCAACTTGAATAATAACGTGCGGGGGAAAAGACCTCTGTGGCCCGAGTCGGACTTTGCCGTGGACAGCCTCGGGAACCGAGCTCTGCGCAGGAGACGGAAGGTCAAGCGCATGGCCGTGGACCTGCCCCAGGACAGCGCCAGCAAAAGGACCATGACCCAGCCCCTGGACGGCTCCAGGGATCAGGACATGGACAATGACAACAGAGCGTACCAGTACCACGAGTTCACCAGGAACAAGGtcaaaaaaaggaaactgaaaatagcTAGGCAAGGACCAAAAATCCAAGATGAAGGCGTAGTTTTAGAAAGCGAGGAAATAAGCCAGACCGGTAAGGACAAAATGGAGTATGAAGAACAAAAGGTCTCAGATGAACTCATGAGTGAAAG TGATTCCAGCAGTCTCAGCAGCACTGATGCTGGTTTGTTTACCAATGATGAGGGAAGACAAG GTGACGATGAGCAGAGTGACTGGTTTTACGAGAAGGAATCCGGGGGAGCGTGTGGCATCACTGGAGTCATTCCCTGGTGGGAGAAGGAAGATCCTACCGAGCTAGACACAAATCTAGCAGATCCTGTCTTTGAAAGTATCTTAACTGGTTCTTTCCCCCTCATGTCACATCCGGGAAGAAGAG GTTTCCAAGCTAGACTCAGTCGCCTTCATGGAATACCTtccaagaatattaaaaaatctgGAGGGACCCCAGCTTCAATG GCTACAAACTGGACCAGTGAGATTCCCCTATAA